In Lachancea thermotolerans CBS 6340 chromosome H complete sequence, a single genomic region encodes these proteins:
- the RAD26 gene encoding DNA-dependent ATPase RAD26 (similar to uniprot|P40352 Saccharomyces cerevisiae YJR035W RAD26 Protein involved in transcription- coupled repair nucleotide excision repair of UV-induced DNA lesions homolog of human CSB protein): MDGSEAQLEQLGIELVSQSALENEIESNAQSLIDKRSLEQEHQRLERSQNALGKLLTKREMLKRKMRAASRISVRAKLEAQIRELDENEIRSLEDDVSDIRSRLKELSKSTADNNETAPSERQPGESERDYLIRTGKTTAFGTESGFILDRDGDEDPTVLSDGHESVTSDNEEDYQVEADKSDASSEGLASEFSESAEDKEAPKAASFIDDGDELNYQKRLKNWVRERSSRRLKDPNPELEEYRKPNPGLPDATLNDDFRIPGEIFQSLFNYQKTCVQWLYELYQQQCGGIIGDEMGLGKTIQIIAFLASLHHSGKLNGPILVVCPATVLRQWCKEFHTWWPPFRAIILHSIGAGMTQKENLSEQKLEELFMNSNPEEFSFDAYTNSKRTKSILESSLTRDNLINKVVTDGHVLITTYVGLRIHSDKLLNVRWGYAVLDEGHKIRNPDADISLTCKQLKTKNRIILSGTPIQNNLTELWSLFDFIFPGRLGTLPVFQQQFSVPINMGGYANATNIQVQTGYKCAVALRNLISPYLLRRIKADVAKDLPRKNEMVLFCKLTQYQRNKYLQFLNSEDLVKIKNGKRQVLFGIDILRKICNHPDLLEREQRQNEDSYGDPKRSGKMQVVKQLLKLWHSQGHKTLLFTQSRQMLDILERFISYKDPELEELTYLRMDGTTSIGARQALVDSFNNGSYDVFLLTTRVGGLGVNLTGANRIIIFDPDWNPSTDMQARERAWRIGQRREVTIYRLMIAGSIEEKIYHRQIFKQFLTNKILTDPKQKRFFKMNELQDLFTLGGETGLTNENLESEVQKQTENIKKSRSDESDDFDKVVQLSGVSKLEGFFGGKENEEKNKGEEERLMDGLFGGNVEGVKSHSSVIEQHSKPSTDIITREATKVAEEALAALKKSRKTTKKFEIGTPTWTGKFGAAGRVTKKKSATSLSGSAAILSNLRKGQIKNGSDTTNEPSKEIKKGSELLGKIQEYLKRKGGYSAKSAEILEHTGFRLNEKEDITKVRALLKQIATFESGKGRWLLKDEFRS, from the coding sequence ATGGATGGCAGCGAAGCGCAACTTGAGCAACTGGGCATTGAACTGGTCTCGCAAAGCGCTCTCGAAAATGAGATCGAGAGCAACGCTCAGAGCTTAATCGACAAGCGTTCCTTAGAACAGGAACATCAAAGGCTTGAGCGGAGCCAAAATGCGCTGGGGAAGCTTTTAACAAAACGTGAGATGCTTAAACGTAAGATGAGAGCAGCTTCACGAATAAGTGTGAGAGCGAAGCTTGAAGCACAGATACGGGAACTCGATGAAAACGAGATAAGATCTTTGGAGGATGATGTTTCGGACATAAGAAGCCGcctcaaagagctttccAAGTCGACCGCAGACAATAATGAGACAGCTCCTTCTGAAAGGCAACCTGGAGAATCTGAAAGGGATTACTTGATTCGTACTGGGAAAACTACGGCGTTTGGGACGGAATCAGGATTTATACTAGACCGAGACGGCGATGAAGACCCGACAGTATTAAGCGACGGTCACGAATCTGTGACATCCGATAATGAAGAGGATTATCAGGTTGAAGCAGATAAGTCCGACGCGTCGAGTGAGGGTTTAGCCAGCGAGTTTAGCGAAAGCGCTGAGGACAAAGAAGCACCAAAAGCCGCAAGTTTTATAGATGatggcgatgagcttaacTACCAAAAgaggctcaaaaattggGTTAGGGAGAGAAGCAGCCGAAGGCTGAAGGATCCGAATCCAGAACTCGAAGAGTATAGGAAACCAAATCCAGGCCTCCCAGATGCCACGCTCAATGATGATTTTAGGATCCCAGgtgaaatttttcagtcTCTATTCAATTATCAGAAGACTTGTGTACAATGGCTTTATGAGCTTTACCAGCAACAGTGCGGAGGCATTATTGGTGATGAGATGGGTCTTGGAAAGACAATCCAGATAATTGCATTTTTAGCTTCCCTGCATCACTCTGGTAAGTTGAATGGGCCCATTCTTGTCGTATGCCCGGCTACCGTGCTGCGACAATGGTGCAAAGAGTTCCATACGTGGTGGCCACCATTCCGGGCCATAATATTGCACTCTATCGGTGCAGGAATgactcaaaaagagaatcTCAGTGAACAAAAGCTAGAAGAGCTTTTCATGAATTCTAACCCAGAAGAGTTTTCATTCGACGCTTACACTAACTCAAAACGAACAAAGAGCATTTTGGAGAGTAGCTTAACGAGGGATAATTTAATAAATAAGGTTGTTACCGATGGACACGTTTTGATAACTACTTATGTTGGTCTCCGAATACATTCAGACAAGTTACTTAATGTTCGGTGGGGATATGCGGTTTTAGACGAAGGTCACAAAATTAGAAACCCGGACGCTGACATTTCTCTGACGTGTAAGCAACTCAAGACCAAAAACAGAATAATTCTTTCAGGAACTCCAATCCAAAACAACTTGACGGAGCTTTGGAGCCTTTTTGACTTTATCTTCCCAGGGAGATTAGGCACCTTGCCAGTGTTTCAACAGCAGTTTTCTGTTCCAATAAACATGGGTGGTTATGCTAACGCTACAAATATACAAGTCCAAACGGGCTACAAGTGCGCTGTGGCATTGAGAAATTTGATATCCCCCTATTTGCTACGGCGTATAAAGGCGGATGTTGCAAAAGATCTGCCGAGGAAAAATGAGATGGTTCTCTTTTGTAAATTAACACAGTATCAACGAAACAAGTATTTACAGTTTCTCAATTCAGAGGACCTGGTTAAGATCAAAAACGGAAAAAGACAAGTTTTGTTTGGGATCGATATACTGAGGAAGATATGCAACCACCCTGACCTCCTGGAAAGAGAGCAAAGACAAAATGAAGATTCTTATGGTGACCCTAAGAGATCTGGTAAGATGCAGGTTGTCAAACAACTCTTGAAGTTATGGCACAGCCAAGGCCACAAGACTCTTCTATTCACACAATCGCGACAAATGCTTGATATTTTGGAGAGATTTATAAGCTATAAAGACCCggagcttgaagaattgACATATCTTAGGATGGACGGAACAACAAGCATTGGGGCCCGTCAGGCACTCGTAGACTCTTTCAATAATGGATCATATGATGTTTTTTTGCTAACGACAAGAGTTGGAGGGCTAGGAGTGAATCTCACGGGAGCAAATAGAATAATTATCTTCGATCCCGATTGGAATCCATCTACTGACATGCAAGCTCGTGAGAGGGCCTGGAGAATCGGCCAGAGAAGGGAAGTTACCATCTACAGACTAATGATAGCAGGATCTATCGAAGAAAAGATTTATCACAGACAAATCTTCAAACAATTCTTGACCAATAAAATCCTAACCGACCCGAAGCAGAAGCGGTTTTTTAAGATGAATGAACTTCAGGATCTCTTTACATTAGGCGGAGAAACGGGTCTAACTAatgaaaaccttgaaagcGAAGTGCAAAAGCAAACTGAAAATATAAAAAAGTCAAGAAGCGATGAGAGTGATGATTTTGACAAGGTTGTTCAACTCTCCGGAGTCTCaaagcttgaaggtttttTTGGCGGCaaagagaatgaagaaaaaaataaaggcgaagaagagcgcCTAATGGATGGCTTGTTCGGAGGAAACGTTGAAGGAGTCAAAAGCCATAGTTCTGTAATTGAACAACATTCAAAGCCTTCTACAGACATAATAACAAGAGAAGCGACGAAGGTAGCGGAAGAAGCCCTTGCCGCCTTAAAAAAGTCAAGGAAGACGAcaaagaaatttgaaataGGAACGCCAACGTGGACCGGAAAATTTGGCGCCGCTGGAAGAGTCACCAAAAAAAAGTCCGCGACATCGCTTTCGGGATCTGCTGCTATTCTATCCAACCTTCGGAAAGGTCAAATTAAGAACGGCAGTGACACAACAAATGAGCCAAGCAaagaaatcaagaaagGCAGTGAGCTACTCGGAAAAATACAAGAGTACCTCAAAAGAAAAGGTGGCTATTCGGCTAAATCTGCCGAAATCTTAGAACATACTGGTTTTCGGCTGAACGAGAAAGAAGATATCACGAAGGTTCGCGCCCTGCTCAAACAAATAGCAACTTTCGAATCTGGGAAGGGCCGATGGTTGTTGAAAGATGAGTTCAGGTCATAG
- the PET191 gene encoding Pet191p (highly similar to uniprot|Q02772 Saccharomyces cerevisiae YJR034W PET191 Protein required for assembly of cytochrome c oxidase), with protein sequence MGASCNDQRKAVAVCLQRSPCVLIQRNTPKKCLEDPELSKDLPELCMAQMKAFLECKRGMVDMTKRFRGNGALSTGKYDQQYENLSTGHFDAREELRKLEVLSSQNKK encoded by the coding sequence ATGGGAGCGAGTTGTAATGATCAGCGCAAGGCTGTGGCCGTGTGTTTACAGCGGTCTCCTTGTGTTTTGATTCAACGGAACACTCCTAAAAAGTGCTTAGAGGATCCAGAACTGAGTAAAGATTTACCAGAACTTTGTATGGCCCAGATGAAAGCATTCTTGGAGTGCAAGCGGGGAATGGTGGATATGACAAAACGCTTCAGAGGAAATGGGGCACTATCAACAGGGAAATACGATCAGCAATATGAAAACTTGTCGACCGGACATTTTGACGCGAGAGAGGAGCTGAGAAAACTGGAGGTTTTGAGCAGCCAGAACAAGAAGTGA
- a CDS encoding uncharacterized protein (similar to uniprot|P39992 Saccharomyces cerevisiae YEL023C Hypothetical ORF), translating into MSTSASPHEMKAMPRRQQSSERCQLAEARKPRNIVLCFDGTDGNFGPKPFTSVLKIYRMLDNSDESTQLCYYQPGIGTSMSFERRLDNGNRITPSKLSNLLDSVVAFTLDQHVCSAYLFLMRYYRPNDKIFMFGFSRGAFIARILAGMIERVGLLNEGLEDIINTAWKIYEAWEYAAQPSQPDYTTTLADEFKKTFSRNYDVEIHFQGLFDSVNSIGLIRDRLFPYAARSTIVQHVRHAVSLDERRGKFKQQSVASRRGHSGNVPEIWRNTNGTLSKPEEADAVNITSVTRESNLQSAGGLQDATTFVSGSREPCPTPESIPLLERFSVTELQTWLKSVILGRWWHKGGSTLAQNKLEHFFGSPATSPDIIEKWFPGDHSDVGGGWIPDYETKQFLSHIPMRWMLAEAISNGVLFKKNSIKSFAAKYPARESFEAYSHDILSFESRGTAKSSVLSEDKIGISGRPLLLLQVTLSFVLRIAWAFQVGFCYKRRCAEMLYKSCDFTGNKFSPDSAQSQVSFKSERPSHAGRGDQSALFVMFWWIMELVPLKRRVQGPDCKWKNAYVPNLGKSRELPPEAELHWSVYWRMRYYKDYRPQNLPQYAVDLLHKYANMPEAETCSLLTRLWKKALNMVYSPHTRGCVSTAGSPQYERVIAEAEHLLKQCGDTPYPPVPDDLENFRQL; encoded by the coding sequence ATGTCCACCTCAGCTTCGCCCCATGAAATGAAAGCAATGCCCAGAAGACAACAAAGTTCGGAACGTTGCCAACTTGCGGAAGCTCGAAAGCCCCGAAACATTGTGCTTTGCTTTGATGGTACAGATGGGAATTTTGGCCCGAAACCGTTTACCAGCGTTCTAAAGATCTACCGAATGTTGGATAACAGCGATGAGAGTACTCAGTTGTGTTATTACCAACCCGGAATTGGAACCTCGAtgagttttgaaagaagactgGATAACGGAAATAGAATCACGCCTTCTAAGCTGAGTAATCTCTTGGATTCAGTGGTGGCTTTTACGTTAGACCAGCATGTTTGTTCTGCTTATTTATTTCTTATGCGGTATTACAGACCTAACGACAAGATTTTTATGTTCGGGTTCAGCAGAGGCGCTTTCATTGCGAGAATCTTAGCGGGAATGATTGAGAGAGTTGGGCTGCTAAATGAGGGCCTTGAAGACATAATAAACACGGCTTGGAAAATCTATGAAGCATGGGAGTATGCAGCCCAGCCCAGCCAGCCCGATTATACAACAACTCTTGCAGACGAATTCAAAAAGActttttctcgaaattACGATGTGGAAATTCACTTTCAGGGTCTGTTTGACTCAGTTAACTCCATTGGCCTAATACGTGATAGACTTTTTCCGTATGCTGCACGTAGTACGATAGTTCAGCACGTTAGGCATGCCGTTAGCCTAGATGAGAGGAGAGGTAAGTTCAAGCAGCAAAGCGTAGCTTCGAGGAGAGGACATTCAGGAAACGTCCCCGAAATTTGGAGGAACACCAATGGcactctttcaaaaccagAAGAGGCAGACGCTGTGAATATAACCTCCGTAACCAGAGAAAGTAATCTTCAAAGTGCAGGCGGCCTTCAAGACGCAACGACCTTTGTTTCGGGCAGTCGTGAGCCGTGTCCGACCCCAGAATCGATTCCATTATTGGAAAGGTTTTCTGTGACAGAACTTCAAACCTGGTTAAAGTCTGTAATTCTGGGCCGCTGGTGGCATAAAGGAGGGAGTACGCTAGCTCAGAATAAATTGGagcatttttttggttCACCAGCGACATCTCCAGATATTATCGAGAAATGGTTTCCTGGAGACCACTCTGATGTTGGAGGGGGTTGGATTCCCGATTATGAAACCAAACAGTTTCTTTCTCACATTCCAATGAGATGGATGCTTGCGGAGGCAATAAGCAATggagttcttttcaaaaagaatagCATAAAAAGCTTTGCTGCAAAGTACCCCGCCAGggaaagttttgaagcgTACTCGCACGACATATTAAGCTTTGAAAGTAGAGGGACCGCCAAGAGTTCAGTCCTTTCTGAGGATAAAATCGGGATTTCAGGCAGGCCGTTGTTACTGCTTCAGGTGACATTGTCCTTCGTATTGAGGATTGCATGGGCGTTCCAAGTTGGCTTCTGTTATAAGAGGAGATGCGCAGAGATGTTGTATAAGTCATGCGACTTTACAGGCAACAAATTCAGCCCCGACAGCGCACAAAGTCAGGTTTCGTTCAAATCAGAGCGTCCCAGTCACGCTGGAAGGGGGGACCAGtcagctctttttgtcATGTTCTGGTGGATCATGGAGCTTGTTCCACTAAAACGGAGGGTGCAAGGGCCGGATTGTAAGTGGAAGAACGCTTACGTGCCCAACCTTGGAAAAAGTAGGGAACTTCCTCCGGAAGCGGAATTGCATTGGTCAGTTTACTGGAGGATGAGGTATTATAAGGATTACAGGCCCCAGAACTTACCGCAATATGCCGTTGACTTGCTTCATAAGTATGCTAATATGCCCGAGGCTGAAACATGTTCTCTATTAACTAGACTTTGGAAAAAGGCTTTGAACATGGTCTACTCTCCCCACACACGCGGATGTGTTTCAACGGCAGGATCCCCTCAATATGAACGTGTAATTGCAGAGGCCGAGCACCTTCTAAAACAATGTGGTGACACGCCTTATCCTCCAGTTCCTGacgatcttgaaaatttccGGCAGCTGTAA
- the RAV1 gene encoding Rav1p (weakly similar to uniprot|P47104 Saccharomyces cerevisiae YJR033C RAV1 Subunit of the RAVE complex (Rav1p Rav2p Skp1p) which promotes assembly of the V-ATPase holoenzyme required for transport between the early and late endosome/PVC and for localization of TGN membrane proteins potential Cdc28p substrate): MSLNFLPGQPNDTIQTVCQSSWQEHTLMAYCSGNNLIILSNNFSKLQTIYLESDCIAVDIDASNGHIAVAFGSAVYVYKPLHQVMRNPRWVFCTKIFHDDSKVNTISWGSNGELAVGSNYLSFWKIREEFGNFTPCLLWTKKQFKPVYRCAVSEDSQVIASMHKYSNTVRLWKRISIGGDRDLFDLTLISHPAPVTTFRWKRTNNFCEEERDSHVLYTLCSDYKLRIWVYFEVNGRKTVQQWGSLELDEAKNQRFFFILDSWLVQEVLSGHTPPEFEYFSRLHPEVAIIADSSGRLDVYALENLSHDPPKLMSKRKLCSTQIDPGAFVHLPEFLYFAEPQLTRGDSKQISLIVHDVKGVLRHSSVDLTKALTGKSGKFGTLLHKLTGHNKSIQKLGRSSDGMAMITLSRFSENCIWVPQPLPGCMSLRKKNIIYSETPLLDAVVLERGALVVTLSMNLELQIWDCPDSKSSKKSIARSTHILDKIMGEPRLMLNTPEKKHQHDCHFIALIYSSGQTCGFEVSFSRGIVPVKSSSLDIGDEKDIYLVSSINPVNYGFFADRSLVSIITKNGLIKTFKSIVMPHFIEWKLTFEMDTGLSDCTLICGSSIDKICVVDKSRQRLTIWDLRRSFLEYEESFDDLIRDIDWTSTKFSQSIFSVGFKDHSLLFTQLRYDYTSKNPSYCPVEKIDLSQHTTHPVGDSIWMTDGTFVAASGNQLFIKDKYLDIHDKFTNQSIGSRRILSNDIMHLSTVLNGPLPVYHPQMLIQALYAGKLKLVREILLRLFLKLRDFEFRSIDVAELGSTLELSYQKFVCPNEESYSMDSYPEPYSYFNASVSLSLKEKLAKHALPFLTRHQQVTLLTVIEAIEDMDKNDRALDYNGMLFILGVKLFELHRKTQESVHVRDALWSLCSKNRKVLFSTVMPNINSWKRAREYKISYWAERDDLVATFDNIAKFEFSNDANRDPRSAGIFYLSLKKKQILTSLWRISVGHPEQQKMLKFLNNDFREPRWRRAAFKNAFVLLSKHRFPDAACFFLLADSLKDAVNVILKQMDDLPLAFGVCRVYEGDFGPVLKDVLLNNVLPQAVLSNDRWLTSLIYHAINEPSLAMKALIMSPIHLSDNAKLINQQESVNKSFLVEDPALLMLYRQVRRMGRTLYAASLEVDTELEYKTVLRVAAIYTRMGCDFLALSLIVNWKFEDKFLREKQNIEVKTTPEKSPANNDEQPVRLRSIFEKFDDISGKPVQQGINSTGGASGNNTQVRSLLDDF, from the coding sequence ATGTCGCTCAACTTTTTGCCAGGACAGCCAAATGACACTATACAAACGGTGTGTCAGAGTTCATGGCAGGAGCACACGCTCATGGCCTACTGCTCGGGCAACAACTTGATCATTCTCTCTAACAATTTCAGCAAACTTCAAACGATTTACCTGGAAAGTGATTGTATAGCTGTTGACATCGACGCATCTAATGGGCATATTGCTGTGGCATTTGGCTCGGCAGTCTATGTTTACAAACCACTGCACCAGGTGATGAGGAATCCCCGGTGGGTATTCTGCACCAAGATCTTTCATGATGATTCAAAAGTCAACACGATTAGCTGGGGAAGCAACGGCGAGCTAGCGGTTGGCTCCAATTACTTgtctttttggaaaataCGGGAGGAGTTTGGTAATTTTACTCCATGTTTGCTCTGGACTAAGAAACAGTTCAAGCCTGTATACCGATGCGCAGTGTCCGAGGATTCGCAGGTGATTGCTAGTATGCACAAGTATAGTAACACTGTTCGGCTTTGGAAGCGCATTTCAATCGGCGGTGATCGAGATCTTTTCGACCTCACGCTTATTTCGCATCCTGCCCCAGTAACTACCTTTAGATGGAAGCGCACTAACAACTTTTGTGAGGAGGAAAGAGACTCGCATGTGCTGTACACTTTGTGCTCCGACTACAAGCTGCGAATATGGGTTTATTTTGAGGTAAACGGTAGAAAGACCGTTCAACAATGGGGAAGTTTGGAGCTGGATGAGGCGAAAAACCAGCGGTTTTTCTTTATTTTGGACAGCTGGCTTGTTCAAGAGGTACTATCAGGCCATACACCCCCAGAATTTGAGTATTTTTCTCGGCTGCACCCCGAAGTTGCCATTATAGCAGACTCCTCAGGAAGACTTGATGTTTATGCCCTGGAAAACCTCTCTCATGACCCTCCAAAGCTTATGAGTaaaagaaagctttgcTCTACTCAAATCGATCCTGGTGCCTTTGTTCACTTACCGGAGTTTCTGTATTTTGCTGAACCTCAGCTCACGCGAGGCGACTCAAAACAGATTTCACTCATTGTTCATGACGTCAAAGGTGTCCTGCGACATTCAAGCGTTGACCTGACTAAGGCATTGACTGGGAAAAGCGGGAAATTTGGTACCCTTTTGCACAAGTTAACCGGTCACAACAAGTCGATCCAAAAGTTaggaagaagcagcgaTGGTATGGCCATGATAACTTTATCACGCTTCTCCGAAAATTGCATATGGGTTCCGCAGCCTCTACCTGGATGCATGTCTCTTCGTAAAAAAAACATCATCTACAGTGAAACACCTTTACTTGATGCAGTTGTTCTCGAGCGCGGCGCATTGGTTGTAACACTTTCCATGAATCTCGAGCTTCAAATATGGGATTGCCCTGACAGCAAAAGCAGTAAGAAGTCTATTGCTAGATCGACACACATTCTCGACAAGATAATGGGCGAGCCCCGCTTAATGCTTAATACCCCAGAAAAAAAGCATCAACACGATTGCCATTTCATCGCCTTGATCTACTCAAGTGGCCAAACATGCGGATTCGAAGTCTCATTCAGCCGTGGCATTGTCCCAGTAAAATCCAGCTCGCTCGACATTGGGGATGAAAAAGATATATACCTGGTGTCCTCCATCAACCCTGTGAATTATGGGTTTTTCGCTGATAGGTCTTTGGTCTCCATTATTACCAAAAACGGCCTGATTaaaacattcaaaagcatAGTCATGCCTCATTTCATCGAGTGGAAGTTGACGTTCGAAATGGACACAGGTCTTTCTGACTGTACCCTAATATGTGGCTCTTCAATAGACAAAATATGTGTGGTTGATAAATCTCGCCAGAGATTAACAATTTGGGATTTAAGGAGAAGTTTTCTAGAGTATGAAGAGTCATTTGACGATCTTATAAGAGATATTGACTGGACGAGCACAAAGTTCAGTCAGAGTATTTTTTCTGTTGGATTCAAAGATCATTCTCTATTGTTCACCCAACTTAGGTATGACTACACAAGCAAGAATCCCAGCTACTGTCCCGTTGAAAAAATTGACCTAAGTCAACACACAACTCATCCCGTTGGAGATTCAATCTGGATGACAGACGGAACATTTGTTGCTGCCTCTGGAAACCAATTATTTATCAAGGACAAATATTTGGACATCCATGATAAGTTTACAAATCAGTCCATAGGATCAAGAAGGATTCTTTCAAACGATATCATGCACTTGAGCACAGTCCTGAACGGCCCTCTTCCAGTCTATCACCCACAAATGCTGATTCAGGCATTATACGCAGGAAAGTTGAAGCTAGTAAGAGAAATCCTTTTGAgacttttcttgaaacttcgAGATTTTGAGTTCAGATCTATTGATGTTGCAGAATTAGGTTCAACATTGGAGCTTAGTTATCAAAAGTTTGTCTGTCCGAACGAGGAGTCCTACTCAATGGATTCTTACCCTGAGCCGTATTCATACTTCAATGCCTCGGTATCACtttcattgaaagaaaaactcGCCAAACACGCCTTACCATTCCTTACTCGCCATCAACAAGTAACACTGTTGACAGTAATTGAAGCTATTGAAGACATGGATAAAAACGACCGGGCGCTTGATTACAACGGCATGCTTTTTATACTTGGGGTCAAACTTTTCGAGTTGCACCGCAAAACGCAGGAATCAGTCCATGTCAGAGATGCTCTTTGGTCTCTatgttcaaaaaatcgTAAGGTCTTGTTTTCAACGGTGATGCCCAACATCAATTCTTGGAAGCGCGCACGGGAATACAAAATCAGCTACTGGGCAGAACGCGACGACCTCGTGGCTACATTCGATAATATCGCAAAATTTGAGTTTTCAAACGATGCAAATAGAGATCCAAGAAGTGCCGGTATTTTCTATCTatcattgaagaaaaagcaaaTCCTTACTAGCTTGTGGAGAATCAGCGTAGGTCATCCggaacaacaaaaaatgcttaaatttttgaataaCGATTTTCGAGAGCCTCGGTGGAGAAGGGCggccttcaaaaatgcttttGTATTACTCAGTAAGCACCGTTTCCCAGATGCGGcgtgtttttttttgctggcAGACTCGCTTAAGGACGCCGTTAATGTCATTCTCAAACAAATGGATGACCTCCCACTAGCTTTTGGCGTTTGTAGGGTTTACGAAGGTGATTTTGGCCCGGTGCTAAAGGATGTTTTATTAAACAATGTTTTGCCGCAAGCGGTTTTGAGCAACGACCGGTGGTTGACTAGCTTGATCTACCATGCTATCAACGAGCCTAGTCTCGCCATGAAGGCTTTAATTATGTCCCCCATTCATCTGAGCGACAACGCAAAGCTGATAAATCAGCAAGAATCAGTCAACAAGTCCTTTTTGGTTGAAGATCCTGCCCTCCTCATGCTTTATAGACAGGTCAGGAGAATGGGTAGGACTCTCTATGCTGCATCTTTAGAGGTCGATACAGAGCTTGAGTATAAAACTGTGCTCAGAGTCGCAGCGATCTACACGAGAATGGGCTGTGACTTTTTGGCGCTTTCGCTTATAGTGAATTGgaaatttgaagataaGTTCCTGCGCGAGAAACAAAACATTGAAGTTAAGACAACGCCTGAAAAATCGCCAGCTAATAATGATGAGCAACCTGTGAGATTGAGAAGCATatttgagaaattcgaTGATATATCGGGTAAACCTGTCCAACAGGGCATCAACTCCACAGGTGGTGCTAGCGGTAATAACACCCAGGTCAGAAGCTTGCTGGATGACTTCTAG
- the RIP1 gene encoding ubiquinol--cytochrome-c reductase catalytic subunit RIP1 (highly similar to uniprot|P08067 Saccharomyces cerevisiae YEL024W RIP1 oxidizes ubiquinol at center P in the protonmotive Q cycle mechanism transferring one electron to cytochrome c1 and generating a low-potential ubisemiquinone anion which reduces the low-potential cytochrome b-566 heme group Rieske iron-sulfur protein of the mitochondrial cytochrome bc1 complex) — MLGLRTSLKGSLRALNKQSRLMSSSAVAAKSTYRTPDFGDYLKEKNDADKSRSYAYFMVGSLGLLSSVGAKSTVETFISTMSASADVLAMAKVEVNLAAIPEGKNVVVKWQGKPVFIRHRTQGEIDEANAVDMSALKDPQTDSDRVKNPEWLVMLGICTHLGCVPIGEAGDFGGWFCPCHGSHYDISGRIRKGPAPLNLEIPEYEFDDTKLIVG, encoded by the coding sequence ATGTTGGGGCTAAGAACGTCTTTGAAGGGCTCTCTAAGAGCGCTGAACAAGCAGTCGAGACTGATGTCGTCGTCGGCAGTTGCGGCCAAGTCTACATACAGAACGCCGGACTTCGGAGATTAtttgaaggagaagaacGACGCTGACAAGAGCAGATCGTACGCGTACTTCATGGTCGGTTCCCTAGGACTGTTGTCGTCCGTGGGCGCCAAGTCCACCGTGGAGACCTTCATCTCCACGATGTCGGCATCCGCCGATGTGCTGGCCATGGCCAAGGTTGAGGTGAACCTGGCCGCGATCCCTGAGGGTAAGAACGTCGTGGTTAAGTGGCAAGGTAAGCCGGTTTTCATCAGACACAGGACGCAGGGCGAAATTGACGAAGCCAACGCTGTCGACATGTCTGCCTTGAAGGACCCTCAAACCGACTCTGACAGAGTCAAGAACCCAGAGTGGCTGGTCATGTTGGGAATCTGCACACACTTGGGTTGTGTCCCTATCGGTGAGGCTGGTGACTTTGGCGGTTGGTTCTGCCCTTGCCACGGTTCTCACTACGACATTTCTGGTAGAATCAGAAAGGGTCCAGCCCCATTGAACTTGGAGATCCCCGAGTACGAGTTCGATGACACTAAGCTGATTGTCGGTTAG